Genomic DNA from Gilliamella sp. ESL0441:
AATAATTTGCGTATAATCTTGCAACTCATTTTTTGGTAATTCTCGTGATAATAATTGTGCGGCACCTCGAAGCCCACCTAATGGGTTTTTAATTTCATGTGCTAGCCCTCGCACAAGTTCACGAGCAGCACTTTGTTGAGCTTGTTGTAACTGTTCTTGGCTTAACCGTTTATGATTATTTAAAGGCGCCATTTCAATTAAGATCTGTTCATTACTTAAGGGTTGTGCCGTTAACGATAAGATATGCAATTCATTATTCACCACCAAATTCACTTCAGTATCCGTAAAACCTTGATTTTTGGATAATGAACTTTGCATTAACTCGAAATCTAAAGAATGGTAACTCAATAAATCAGGAAGATAACTATCTAATAACTTTTTGGGACTTTGTGCTAATAGCTGTTGGGCAGCGGTATTGGCGTAAACAATATTGAGATTTTTATCAAGTAATAAAATACTTGTAATCATCGAGTTGAGAACAAGATCAGCATCAGATTCACTATCAAATGTCATCGTCGGTATTCCGTCCTCATTAAAATCCACCGCTTTAGACGGTGGATTAACTGTTTAAATTTTAGATAAATTTATAAACTATAGTAAAGTTCAAATTCAACTGGATGTGGTGTCATACGTACACGATCAACATCTTGACGTTTTAAATCAATATACGCATCAATCGTATCATTAGTGAAGACATTACCACGCGTTAAGAATTCACGATCAGCATCTAATGCATTAAGCGCTTCTTCAAGTGAACCTGCCACTTGTGGAATTAATTTAGATTCTTCCGGTGGTAAATCATATAAGTTTTTATCCATTGCATCGCCAGGATGAATTTTGTTAATAATACCATCTAAACCAGCCATTAACTGCGCAGCAAATGATAAATATGGATTACCTGCTGGATCAGGGAAACGAACTTCAATACGGCGTGCTTTCGGGCTAGTCACAACCGGAATACGAATTGAAGCAGAACGGTTACGAGCAGAATACGCAAGCATAACAGGCGCTTCATAACCCGGTACTAAACGTTTATATGAGTTTGTTGCAGGGTTAGTAAATGCATTGATAGCTTTAGCATGTTTAATAATACCGCCAATATAGAATAATGCCATCTCAGAAAGCCCAGCATATTTATCACCGGCAAATAAGTTAACTCCATCTTTAGCTAAAGATTGATGGCAGTGCATGCCTGAACCATTATCGCCAAACATCGGTTTTGGCATAAATGTCGCTGTTTTTCCATAAATATGCGCTACATTTTGCACAACATATTTATAAATTTGAACTTCATCCGCTTTTTTAGTTAATGTATTGAAACGACAAGCAATTTCATTTTGTCCTGCAGTTGCCACTTCATGGTGATGAGCTTCAACCACTAAACCAAGTTGTTCCATAATTAAACACATCTCTGAGCGGATATCTTGCGATGAATCAACCGGAGGAAGTGGGAAGTAACCGCCTTTTACGCCTGGGCGATGACCTTTGTTACCTTCTTCATATTTTGTGCCTGAATTCCAAGCGGCTTCAATATCATCAATATGAACAAAACTACCTGACATCGGTGAACCAAAACGAACATCATCAAATAAAAAGAATTCGGGTTCAGGTCCAAAAATTACGGTATCAGCAATGCCTGAAGATTTTAAAAACTCTTCAGCACGTTTTGCGATTGAACGAGGATCACGATCATAACCTTGTAATGTTGCAGGTTCGAGTACATCACAACGGAGATTTAATGTTACATCTTCAAAAAATGGATCAATAACGGCACTTGAAGCATCAGGCATTAATACCATATCCGATTCATTAATCCCTTTCCAACCAGCAATTGAAGAACCGTCAAACATTTTACCGTCTTCAAAAAAGTCAGCATCAATTTGACTAACGGGTATCGTAACGTGTTGCTCTTTACCTTTGGTATCAGTAAAACGCAAATCGACAAATTTAACATCATTTTCTTTAATTAGTGTTAATACTTTTTGTATAGACATGTATCTTCTCCGTTGAGGACAAATAATTGTTCAGTTCGTAAGGCATTCTTGCCAAGTTATTTTCTTTTATGCAAATATGATGCCAAGTTTTAAGTCACGTTTTTCTAGTGAATTTACGGGTTAAATAGTAACACAAATAGCATTGATGCACCAAAATAATGCATAAAAACACTTAGAATGCACCAATAAAAGGCGTTGCACATTTATTTTGCTAAAAAGATGTCGTTCACGCATTCAATCATCCTTGTAATAATCAAAAACTCAATAAGAATCTTCTCAATTTAACGCTCGATAATTTGGGGAACAACAAGATTTTCTTATAGGTACTGTATTTCAGTGCATAATATCGCTATAATCTCTCCTTATATTGAAAAACTAGGTAATTATAAAAGTATGGACTTTATTACACTCGAAATTATACCTTTTGTTAAAAATCATATTTTACTTTCTTTAGGTTGGATTGTACTTTTTATTGCAATCATTGTATTAACCATCAAAAGTAAGTTATCAAAAGTTAAAATCATTAATAATGCTCAAGCAATCAATCTGATTAATAAACAAAATGCTAAAATCATTGATTTGCGATCAGCTGATAGTTTCAAAAAGGGGCATATTACCGATTCCCTGAATATACTCCCCATTGATATCAAAAATGCGAGTGCAAATTCTATTGAAAAACATAAAGAAAATTTTGTTATTTTAGTTGATGATAATGGTCTATCATCAGTCGGTATCGGTGAAATACTAGTTAAACAAGGTTTCTTGAATGTTTTTGCATTAAAAGATGGCATTGCAGGATGGAATGGCGAAAATTTACCATTAGTTAGAAAATAAAACTATATTAAAATAAGGTTAGATCATGACAGAACAAAACAATACACAACAACCAGAAACACAATTTGCAATTCAACGTATTTATACAAAAGATGTTTCATTTGAAACCAATAATGTACCTGAAGTTTTTACCAAACAATTTCAACCAGCCATGAATGTTGAATTGAATACATCATCTCAATCCTTAAATGATGATGTTTATGAAGTCGCATTACGCATTACAGTAACAATGAAGTCACAAGACGAAGTTGCCTATATTTGTGAAGTAACGCAAGCAGGTATTTTTTCACTCGTTGGATTCAATGATGCACAGTTACAACACTGTTTAGGTGCTTACTGTCCGAATATTTTATTCCCGTATGCACGAGAAACAATTTCTAACTTAGTCATTAAAGGTTCTTTCCCACCAGTTAATTTAGAACCGGTTAACTTTGACGTGTTATTTATGAACTATCTTCAACAGCAACAACAATCAGTTGAAGAAGAATCAACAGAAACATTACAATAATCATTGTGATTTAATCTAGAACGATAAATCTAACGGTTAATTATGGAAAAACATGCTGTTGTCACAGTAATCGGTGCAGGTTCTTACGGAACCTCTTTAGCTATTTTACTTGCACGTAATGGTCATCAAACATTATTGTGGGGACATAATTCACACAAAATGATGGCTTTACAGCATGACAGGCAAAATAAACAATTTTTGCCTGATATTCCTTTTCCTGAATTACTGCACATTGAAAGTGATCTGCAAACAGCTGTTTCAGCGTCACCAATCTTACTCATAGTGGTACCTAGCCATGCTTTTGGTACTATTTTAAAGCAAATAAAACCCTATTTACGCAAAGATAGTAAAATTGTTTGGGCAACCAAAGGACTTGAGGTCAATACCGGACGTTTATTGCAAGATGTCGCCAGAGAAATTTTAGGCAATCAAATCCCCCTAGCTGTCATTTCAGGCCCTACTTTTGCTAAAGAAGTTGCCTCAGGTTTGCCAACGGCGGTAACAGTTGCTTCAACGGATGATGATTTTTTAACTGAGTTACAAAATTTATTTCATTGTAGTAAAAGTTTTCGGGTCTATAGCAGTAAAGATTTTATTGGGGTGCAACTTGGTGGCGCCATTAAAAATGTGATTGCGATAGGAGCAGGATTGTCTGATGGGCTGGGTTTTGGTGCGAATGCAAGAACAGCGTTAATCACACGTGGACTGGCTGAAATGATGCGATTGGGCGAAGCGCTTGGTGCAGATCCTGCAACGTTTATGGGCATGGCTGGACTTGGTGATCTTGTATTAACCTGTACGGATAATCAATCACGAAATCGACGTTTCGGTATTTTGCTGGGACAAAATAAATCTATTCAAGAAGCACAAGATATTATCGCACAAGTTGTCGAAGGATTTAAAAATACTAAAGAAGTTTGGACACTTGCAAAACAATATCATGTGGATATGCCAATCACTGAACAAATTTATAAAGTACTATACGAGCATAAAGATCCTAAACAAGCGGCAATGACCTTACTCGGACGATCACAGAAAGAAGAACTAAAAAGTTAATTTTTAATACCGTTATATCATCACTTTGTATTAACGCTATTAAATAACGTTGTAATTAAAATGAGCTATTCTTTCTAATCTTTAGCTTATATATTTGTTCCAATACCCTTTTCTTTTGCTTTTAGATAAATATCATATCCAACATAAACATCGAGAACGGCTGTTCCCACCGTTTTAAATAAAGTGATTTGCTCATCGTTTTGGCGACATTTTTGCGAATCAGTAACTAATTCACCCAACTCAAAAAAATCATTTTTTGATACACGTTTCTGGTTAATTGGATCAATAATATCCCCTGCTTCGGCAAAAACGCCCTCTTTAGTATCAAGTACACGAATGTCCGCTTTTTCAACAATATTACTTGGTATTTCATGCATTTCATGGGTATATGCACCCACACCATTAATATGAGTACCAGGCTTAACGATATCACCATTAAATGTGACCACTTTAGATGTTGTCACTGAGGTGATAATATCTGCTTGACCAATGTCTTCATCAAAATTTTGCGAAAAATAGAGATTGGCTGAAAAATGTGAAAAGTGTTTTTTCATCGCTTCCGTAAATTGTTTCGCTTTTTGTTCATCGATATCGTAAATAGCTACATCAGTAAGATCCCGAACGGTTAACATGGCTTCTAATTGTGATACTGCCTGACCTCCTGTTCCAATTAATACTGCTCGTCGAGCATTTTTTCTTGCTAACAGATCGGTTGCCGCACCTTGTACCGCCCCTGTAC
This window encodes:
- the glnA gene encoding glutamate--ammonia ligase produces the protein MSIQKVLTLIKENDVKFVDLRFTDTKGKEQHVTIPVSQIDADFFEDGKMFDGSSIAGWKGINESDMVLMPDASSAVIDPFFEDVTLNLRCDVLEPATLQGYDRDPRSIAKRAEEFLKSSGIADTVIFGPEPEFFLFDDVRFGSPMSGSFVHIDDIEAAWNSGTKYEEGNKGHRPGVKGGYFPLPPVDSSQDIRSEMCLIMEQLGLVVEAHHHEVATAGQNEIACRFNTLTKKADEVQIYKYVVQNVAHIYGKTATFMPKPMFGDNGSGMHCHQSLAKDGVNLFAGDKYAGLSEMALFYIGGIIKHAKAINAFTNPATNSYKRLVPGYEAPVMLAYSARNRSASIRIPVVTSPKARRIEVRFPDPAGNPYLSFAAQLMAGLDGIINKIHPGDAMDKNLYDLPPEESKLIPQVAGSLEEALNALDADREFLTRGNVFTNDTIDAYIDLKRQDVDRVRMTPHPVEFELYYSL
- a CDS encoding rhodanese-like domain-containing protein — translated: MDFITLEIIPFVKNHILLSLGWIVLFIAIIVLTIKSKLSKVKIINNAQAINLINKQNAKIIDLRSADSFKKGHITDSLNILPIDIKNASANSIEKHKENFVILVDDNGLSSVGIGEILVKQGFLNVFALKDGIAGWNGENLPLVRK
- the secB gene encoding protein-export chaperone SecB, which codes for MTEQNNTQQPETQFAIQRIYTKDVSFETNNVPEVFTKQFQPAMNVELNTSSQSLNDDVYEVALRITVTMKSQDEVAYICEVTQAGIFSLVGFNDAQLQHCLGAYCPNILFPYARETISNLVIKGSFPPVNLEPVNFDVLFMNYLQQQQQSVEEESTETLQ
- the gpsA gene encoding NAD(P)H-dependent glycerol-3-phosphate dehydrogenase, with the protein product MMEKHAVVTVIGAGSYGTSLAILLARNGHQTLLWGHNSHKMMALQHDRQNKQFLPDIPFPELLHIESDLQTAVSASPILLIVVPSHAFGTILKQIKPYLRKDSKIVWATKGLEVNTGRLLQDVAREILGNQIPLAVISGPTFAKEVASGLPTAVTVASTDDDFLTELQNLFHCSKSFRVYSSKDFIGVQLGGAIKNVIAIGAGLSDGLGFGANARTALITRGLAEMMRLGEALGADPATFMGMAGLGDLVLTCTDNQSRNRRFGILLGQNKSIQEAQDIIAQVVEGFKNTKEVWTLAKQYHVDMPITEQIYKVLYEHKDPKQAAMTLLGRSQKEELKS